A genomic window from Candidatus Denitrolinea symbiosum includes:
- a CDS encoding NrdH-redoxin: MDKPIIVYSAEWCSDCKRSRAFLKRHGIVYENVNVDENPEAAETVKRINGGNRSIPTIVFPDGSILVEPSDQELAEKLGISSSR; the protein is encoded by the coding sequence ATGGATAAACCCATCATCGTCTACAGCGCGGAATGGTGTTCCGATTGCAAACGCTCCCGGGCGTTTTTGAAGCGGCACGGGATCGTCTATGAAAATGTGAACGTGGACGAGAATCCTGAGGCGGCGGAGACCGTCAAACGGATCAACGGCGGTAATCGAAGCATCCCGACCATCGTTTTCCCGGACGGATCCATTCTCGTCGAGCCGAGCGATCAGGAATTGGCGGAGAAACTGGGGATTTCTTCGAGCCGTTGA
- a CDS encoding transcriptional regulator, ArsR family yields MSEELVTLFKALSDANRLKIIGLLAQQPYSVEELAALLGLQASTVSHHLSRLVKVGLVNARAEGYYSVYQLDKSALEAMSRSLFSPEKIASSAEDVDLDAYDRKVLADYRRRDGSLKTIPAQRKKLDAVLRYVAKAFDVGRRYSEKRVNEILGQYHEDTASLRRGLVGAGLMKRESDGSAYWRAE; encoded by the coding sequence ATGAGCGAAGAACTTGTCACTCTCTTCAAAGCCCTCTCTGACGCGAACCGTCTCAAGATCATTGGCCTGCTCGCGCAGCAGCCGTATTCAGTGGAGGAACTCGCCGCCCTGCTTGGTCTTCAAGCCTCCACTGTTTCGCACCATCTATCGCGGCTCGTCAAAGTGGGCCTGGTCAACGCCCGCGCCGAGGGATACTACAGCGTCTATCAATTGGACAAGTCCGCGCTGGAGGCGATGTCGCGCAGCCTGTTCTCGCCCGAGAAGATCGCTTCCAGCGCCGAAGATGTGGACCTCGACGCCTACGACCGCAAGGTGTTGGCCGATTACAGGCGCCGCGACGGGAGCCTGAAAACGATCCCCGCGCAGCGCAAAAAGCTGGACGCCGTCCTGCGTTATGTGGCGAAGGCCTTCGACGTGGGCAGACGTTACAGCGAGAAACGCGTCAACGAAATCCTGGGACAATATCACGAAGACACAGCCAGCCTGCGGAGGGGACTCGTTGGCGCTGGGCTGATGAAACGCGAAAGCGATGGGAGCGCGTACTGGCGAGCGGAGTGA
- a CDS encoding methyltransferase domain-containing protein, producing the protein MTVIYLLAGIFLTFAALWILVPALYGLPSVPTNPDRVRAALRLADLRAGEAFFDLGCGDGRTLVIAAREFGASATGIEIGPAQCLVSAANAARNRVRSRVRVKRRNFLRADLRAADVVFVYATTRELRRLQPRLESQLRSGTRVVAVGSDFPDWEPVKTDRVNLIFVYNMPPRYKVAT; encoded by the coding sequence ATGACCGTCATTTACCTCCTCGCCGGGATCTTCCTGACCTTCGCCGCGCTGTGGATTCTCGTCCCCGCGCTGTACGGACTCCCCTCCGTGCCGACGAATCCCGACCGCGTCCGCGCGGCGCTTCGCCTCGCAGACCTTCGAGCGGGCGAGGCCTTCTTCGACCTCGGCTGCGGCGACGGGCGGACTCTCGTCATCGCGGCGAGGGAATTTGGCGCGTCCGCCACGGGGATCGAGATCGGACCCGCGCAATGCCTCGTCAGCGCCGCGAACGCGGCTCGAAACAGAGTCCGCTCGCGAGTCCGCGTGAAGCGGAGAAATTTTCTCCGCGCCGACCTGCGCGCGGCGGACGTCGTCTTCGTCTACGCGACGACGCGCGAACTCCGTCGTTTGCAGCCGCGGCTCGAAAGTCAGCTGCGAAGCGGGACGCGCGTCGTCGCGGTCGGCTCGGATTTCCCGGATTGGGAGCCCGTCAAAACGGACCGCGTCAATTTGATTTTCGTCTACAACATGCCGCCCCGATATAAAGTTGCGACATGA
- a CDS encoding site-specific DNA-methyltransferase, giving the protein MKQIETRLLLGDCRQELKGIASNSIDLIFTSPPYADSRKSTYGGVNPDKYVEWFLPISAELLRVLRPSGSFVLNIKEKVVNGERHIYVIELILEMRKQGWLWTEEFIWHKKNSYPGKWPNRFRDSWERLLQFNKARQFHMYQEEVMVPMGDWAERRLKNLSETDKIRDPSRAGSGFGKRIANWIGREKAYPSNVLHLATETKNRNHSAVFPEDLPEWFIKLFTKKGDWVLDPFMGSGTTVAVAQRMERNSIGIDILPEYFNLAQSKVKPQMEMRPAQLALMDEKGNYAPIKSK; this is encoded by the coding sequence ATGAAACAGATCGAGACGCGTTTGTTGCTCGGCGATTGCCGTCAAGAACTTAAAGGGATTGCCAGCAATTCCATAGATCTAATCTTCACATCGCCTCCTTATGCGGACAGCAGAAAAAGCACATATGGCGGCGTCAATCCCGATAAGTATGTGGAATGGTTTCTGCCTATTTCCGCCGAATTGCTTCGCGTCTTGAGACCCAGCGGCTCTTTTGTTCTTAACATAAAAGAAAAAGTCGTCAATGGCGAACGGCATATTTACGTCATTGAGTTAATCCTGGAAATGCGCAAACAGGGCTGGCTTTGGACGGAGGAGTTCATCTGGCACAAAAAGAACTCCTATCCGGGTAAATGGCCCAATCGCTTCCGCGACTCGTGGGAAAGACTGTTGCAATTCAATAAAGCCCGCCAATTTCACATGTATCAGGAAGAGGTCATGGTTCCAATGGGCGATTGGGCGGAACGTCGCCTGAAAAACCTGAGCGAGACCGATAAAATCCGTGATCCTTCCCGCGCCGGCAGCGGTTTTGGAAAACGAATCGCGAATTGGATCGGGCGGGAAAAAGCCTATCCTTCGAATGTGTTACATTTGGCGACCGAAACAAAGAATCGGAATCACAGCGCGGTTTTTCCTGAAGATTTGCCCGAATGGTTCATTAAATTGTTCACAAAAAAAGGGGACTGGGTTTTAGACCCGTTCATGGGATCGGGCACAACTGTGGCTGTGGCTCAACGGATGGAGCGAAATTCAATTGGCATTGATATTCTGCCTGAATACTTCAATCTGGCTCAAAGCAAAGTAAAACCCCAGATGGAAATGCGTCCCGCTCAATTAGCCTTGATGGACGAAAAGGGAAATTATGCGCCAATTAAATCCAAGTGA
- a CDS encoding cytosolic protein, producing the protein MRQLNPSEVVAFIEENIGDFHERRAASLRKLQLAQVLKKKNPYLFKAKNINDAHDLVKLLLDAHLSSQEETIFGEFLEKLAIFVCGRVFNGRKSSAEGIDLEFMRDDALYIVSVKSGPNWGNSGQVKRMVENFRQAKRILRSSNTKANIQAINGCCYGRDNKPDKGDYLKLCGQEFWRFISDSDRLFVEIIEPLGYQAKERTEEFLVEYSRNLNLFTQEFMDVFCIDGRIDWDKLVRFNSGRK; encoded by the coding sequence ATGCGCCAATTAAATCCAAGTGAAGTAGTCGCCTTCATCGAGGAAAATATCGGGGATTTTCACGAAAGGCGCGCGGCTAGTCTCAGAAAATTACAATTGGCTCAGGTTTTGAAGAAGAAGAACCCCTATCTCTTCAAAGCCAAAAACATAAACGACGCCCACGATCTGGTCAAATTGCTTCTCGACGCACATTTATCGTCGCAGGAAGAGACCATCTTTGGCGAATTTCTTGAAAAACTTGCCATTTTTGTCTGCGGCAGGGTTTTCAACGGTAGAAAATCGTCTGCGGAAGGAATTGACCTGGAGTTCATGCGCGATGACGCGCTTTATATCGTCTCGGTAAAATCTGGTCCCAATTGGGGCAACAGCGGTCAGGTCAAGCGCATGGTGGAAAATTTCCGACAAGCAAAACGAATCCTCCGGTCGAGCAACACCAAAGCCAACATACAGGCTATTAATGGTTGTTGTTACGGACGGGATAACAAGCCCGATAAAGGCGACTACCTGAAACTTTGCGGCCAGGAATTTTGGAGATTTATTTCCGACAGCGATCGTCTATTTGTGGAAATTATCGAGCCGCTCGGCTATCAGGCAAAAGAACGGACTGAAGAATTTCTGGTAGAGTATTCGCGGAACTTAAATCTTTTCACGCAAGAGTTCATGGATGTATTCTGCATAGACGGCAGAATTGATTGGGACAAACTGGTGCGCTTCAACTCGGGCAGAAAATAA
- a CDS encoding branched-chain amino acid aminotransferase, protein MVDQPQFAYFEGKIVPFGEAKVSVATHAFNYGTGVFGGLRGYWNEERKRLFVFRPWDHFHRLLHSARLLCMEVSHTEESLIQIMLDLLRAENWQRDVYLRPMFYKADAGIGVRLHNLKDDLTMWSVPFQKYIQNDTSAHATISSWRRIDDNVIPARGKISGAYVNSALAKTDAARAGFDEALTLDQNGHVSEGSAMNVFMVRDGTVITPPVTENILEGITRRSLLQLTRDELGLPVVERPIDRSETTICDELFMAGTAAQVVAITKVDHRPIGNGVMGPVVSKLRDMFEEIVRGRNEKYKGWVTEV, encoded by the coding sequence TTGGTGGACCAACCACAGTTCGCGTATTTCGAGGGCAAGATCGTCCCCTTTGGCGAGGCGAAGGTCAGCGTCGCTACGCACGCGTTCAACTACGGGACGGGGGTCTTTGGCGGTCTGCGCGGTTATTGGAACGAGGAGCGGAAACGGCTCTTTGTTTTTCGTCCCTGGGACCATTTTCATCGCCTGCTCCATTCAGCCCGGCTTTTGTGCATGGAAGTTTCGCACACCGAAGAGAGCCTGATCCAGATCATGCTCGACCTGTTGCGCGCGGAGAACTGGCAGCGCGACGTGTATCTCCGCCCGATGTTTTATAAGGCCGACGCGGGGATCGGGGTGCGGCTGCACAATTTGAAGGACGACCTGACGATGTGGAGCGTGCCGTTCCAGAAATACATCCAGAACGACACGAGCGCGCACGCGACCATCTCCTCGTGGCGGCGGATTGACGATAACGTGATCCCTGCGCGCGGGAAGATCTCGGGCGCGTACGTCAACTCGGCGCTGGCAAAGACCGACGCGGCGCGGGCGGGGTTCGACGAGGCGTTGACGCTGGACCAGAACGGGCACGTCTCCGAGGGTTCGGCGATGAACGTCTTCATGGTGCGCGACGGGACGGTGATCACGCCGCCCGTCACCGAGAACATCCTCGAGGGAATCACGCGCCGCTCGCTCCTGCAACTGACCCGCGACGAACTCGGCCTGCCGGTCGTGGAGCGTCCCATTGACCGTTCCGAGACGACCATCTGCGACGAGCTTTTCATGGCCGGCACCGCCGCTCAGGTGGTGGCGATCACCAAAGTGGACCACCGCCCGATCGGCAATGGCGTGATGGGACCGGTGGTGTCCAAACTGCGCGACATGTTCGAGGAGATCGTGCGCGGACGAAATGAAAAGTACAAAGGATGGGTGACGGAGGTCTGA
- a CDS encoding oligoendopeptidase F, M3B family: MSTPPRWDMTNVYPSLESRQFKSALKKLNVLLDELEVFLAKKVSRAGAKTEPQKLGKLLGESVDRLNALYELSGTLGAYIYAFVTTNSRDQVAMRALSEFEQVQVRQSILTTQFQAWVGKLGKSALNKAVKLSPSAKSHAFMLKETAEQAKYLMSESEEALAVELTLSGGNAFSKLQGTVTSQLSVDFELDGQTQKMPMPALINLRSHPDESVRRRAYDAENAAWESVKETLAACLNGVKGEANTLNKRRGREDALHSAIDAARIDRPTLEAMLSAMRDSFPTFRRYFKDKARRLGKEKLAWWDVYAPMGKTGKVYSFEEARDFILENFGKFAPDLRGMAKTAFEKNWIDAEQRDGKRGGAFCMGVPGVKESRILANFDGSFDQVSTLAHELGHAYHNFCAYEAGKTELQQLTPMTLAETASIMCETIVTEAVLAQTTDPQEQLAVLEAQLNNASQVIVDIYSRYLFEKEVFERRAKSELSADDFNDIMERAQKAAYGDGLDERYLQKFMWTWKPHYYSSGLSFYNFPYAFGLLFGTGLYAIYQQRGADFLPDYKNLLASTGEASAADLAARFDIDIRKKKFWADSIAILSRRVDRYCEL; this comes from the coding sequence ATGTCCACACCTCCCCGCTGGGATATGACCAACGTCTATCCCTCGCTTGAATCCAGACAATTCAAATCCGCCCTCAAGAAACTCAACGTCCTGCTGGACGAACTCGAGGTCTTCCTCGCGAAGAAAGTCAGCAGGGCTGGCGCCAAGACCGAGCCGCAGAAACTGGGCAAACTGCTCGGCGAATCCGTGGACCGCCTCAACGCGCTCTACGAACTCTCCGGCACGCTCGGCGCGTACATCTACGCCTTCGTCACCACCAACTCGCGCGACCAGGTCGCCATGCGCGCGCTCTCCGAGTTCGAGCAGGTGCAGGTGCGCCAGAGCATCCTCACCACGCAATTCCAGGCGTGGGTGGGCAAACTGGGCAAGTCCGCGCTCAACAAGGCGGTGAAACTTTCGCCTTCGGCCAAATCGCACGCCTTCATGCTCAAGGAAACCGCCGAACAGGCCAAATATCTGATGAGCGAATCTGAGGAAGCGCTCGCCGTCGAACTGACCTTGAGCGGCGGCAACGCCTTCAGCAAACTGCAAGGGACGGTCACCTCGCAACTCTCCGTAGACTTCGAGCTGGACGGTCAGACCCAGAAGATGCCCATGCCCGCGCTCATCAACCTGCGTTCGCATCCCGACGAATCCGTGCGGCGCCGCGCCTACGACGCGGAAAACGCCGCCTGGGAGTCGGTCAAAGAGACTTTGGCCGCGTGCCTCAACGGGGTCAAGGGCGAAGCGAACACGCTCAACAAACGCCGCGGCCGCGAAGACGCCCTCCATTCCGCCATCGACGCGGCGCGCATTGACCGTCCCACGCTCGAAGCCATGCTCAGCGCGATGCGGGATTCCTTCCCGACCTTCCGCCGCTACTTCAAAGACAAGGCGCGGCGGCTCGGCAAGGAGAAACTCGCCTGGTGGGACGTCTACGCGCCGATGGGCAAGACCGGCAAAGTCTACTCGTTCGAAGAAGCGCGCGACTTCATTCTCGAAAACTTCGGCAAGTTCGCGCCCGACCTGCGCGGCATGGCGAAGACCGCCTTCGAGAAGAACTGGATCGACGCCGAACAGCGCGACGGCAAACGCGGCGGCGCGTTCTGCATGGGCGTGCCGGGCGTCAAGGAAAGCCGCATACTCGCCAACTTCGACGGCTCGTTCGACCAGGTCAGCACGCTGGCGCACGAACTCGGCCACGCCTATCACAACTTCTGCGCCTACGAAGCGGGCAAGACCGAACTCCAGCAGCTCACGCCGATGACGCTCGCCGAAACCGCCTCCATCATGTGCGAGACCATTGTCACCGAAGCCGTCCTCGCGCAGACGACCGACCCGCAGGAGCAACTCGCCGTCCTCGAAGCGCAGCTCAACAACGCCTCGCAGGTGATCGTGGACATCTACTCGCGCTACCTGTTCGAGAAGGAAGTCTTCGAGCGCCGCGCCAAATCCGAACTTTCGGCGGACGACTTCAACGACATCATGGAACGCGCCCAGAAAGCCGCTTACGGCGACGGGCTCGACGAACGCTACCTGCAAAAATTCATGTGGACGTGGAAGCCGCACTACTACTCGTCCGGCCTCTCGTTCTACAACTTCCCCTACGCGTTCGGTCTCCTCTTCGGGACGGGGTTGTACGCCATCTATCAGCAGCGCGGCGCCGACTTCCTCCCCGACTACAAAAACCTGCTCGCCTCCACCGGCGAGGCCTCGGCTGCGGACCTGGCCGCCCGCTTCGACATAGACATCCGCAAGAAGAAGTTCTGGGCCGACAGCATCGCCATCCTCTCGCGGCGCGTCGACCGCTACTGCGAACTTTAA
- a CDS encoding ABC transporter: MGFFAGLNPEKYDRQYSDRALARRILSYFKSQAGRISLVALLVVALSALNAATPVVVGRIVDALEERPALNVIWLIGFAMLALGVLTWGLNWARRSLSVRAVGDVALDLRGRAFRAAADHDLSFYDQFSSGRIVSRITSDTNDFGQLVVILTDVAAQMFQAVLLGVILFNTESRMAWLMMGFVPIALGFTLGFRALARRVTKRGMQAMADVNAAIKETVSGISIAKNFRQEQSIFETFDAANQTSYAVNVQRGLVFSLVFPILNAMSGIFVAVLVYAGGLSVGEGVVTAGAWYLFILSLDSFMFPILNLASFWAQIQSGLSAAERVFALIDADPNIVQTDSQAAGPLQGQVRFEQVRFQYKEDEPILADFNLLIQPGENLALVGHTGAGKSSIAKLIARFYEFQSGALTIDGRDIRSFDLQSYRRRLGIVSQVPFLFSGTIAENIRYAAPHASESEMTRLARQIGDGEWLDILPDGLDSQVGERGNRLSMGQRQLVALMRVLVQKPAIFILDEATASIDPFTEWQIQQALNLILKNATSILIAHRLSTVKAADRIVVMQKGAIIEEGNHDELLRQGGHYAELYNTYFRHQSLAYIEQAKTLAAD, encoded by the coding sequence ATGGGCTTCTTCGCCGGACTCAACCCCGAAAAATACGACCGTCAATATTCCGACCGCGCGCTGGCGCGGCGGATCCTGTCCTATTTCAAATCACAGGCCGGACGCATCAGCCTCGTGGCGCTCCTCGTCGTCGCGCTCTCCGCGCTGAATGCCGCCACGCCCGTCGTCGTGGGCCGCATCGTGGACGCGCTCGAAGAGCGGCCCGCGCTGAACGTCATCTGGCTGATCGGCTTCGCCATGCTGGCGCTGGGCGTCCTCACCTGGGGACTCAACTGGGCGCGGCGCAGCCTGTCGGTGCGCGCCGTCGGCGACGTGGCGCTCGACCTGCGCGGGCGCGCCTTCCGCGCCGCGGCCGACCATGACCTGTCGTTCTACGACCAGTTCTCCTCGGGACGCATCGTCTCGCGCATCACCTCCGACACCAACGACTTCGGCCAGCTTGTCGTCATCCTCACCGACGTCGCCGCGCAGATGTTCCAGGCGGTTCTGCTCGGCGTGATTCTATTCAACACCGAATCGAGGATGGCCTGGCTGATGATGGGATTCGTCCCCATCGCGCTCGGTTTCACGCTGGGATTCCGCGCCCTCGCCCGCCGCGTCACCAAACGCGGGATGCAGGCCATGGCCGACGTCAACGCCGCCATCAAGGAGACCGTCAGCGGGATTTCCATCGCCAAGAATTTTCGCCAGGAACAGAGCATCTTCGAGACCTTCGACGCCGCCAACCAGACCTCCTACGCGGTCAACGTGCAGCGCGGCCTCGTCTTCTCGCTGGTCTTCCCGATCCTGAACGCGATGAGCGGGATCTTCGTCGCCGTCCTCGTCTACGCGGGCGGCCTGTCCGTCGGGGAGGGCGTCGTCACCGCGGGCGCGTGGTATCTCTTTATCCTCAGTCTGGACAGTTTCATGTTCCCCATCCTCAACCTGGCTTCGTTCTGGGCGCAGATCCAGTCGGGACTTTCGGCGGCCGAGCGCGTCTTCGCGTTGATCGACGCGGACCCCAACATCGTCCAGACCGACTCGCAGGCGGCCGGCCCCCTTCAGGGTCAGGTGCGCTTCGAGCAGGTGAGATTCCAATACAAGGAAGACGAACCGATCCTCGCGGATTTCAACCTGCTCATCCAACCCGGGGAGAACCTGGCCCTCGTCGGCCACACCGGCGCGGGGAAGTCGTCCATCGCGAAGTTGATCGCGCGCTTCTACGAGTTCCAGTCCGGCGCGTTGACGATTGACGGGCGCGACATCCGCTCGTTCGACCTGCAATCCTACCGCCGCCGGCTGGGGATCGTCTCGCAGGTCCCGTTCCTGTTCTCCGGGACGATTGCCGAGAACATCCGCTACGCCGCGCCTCACGCGTCCGAAAGCGAGATGACGCGGCTCGCCCGCCAGATCGGCGACGGCGAATGGCTGGACATCCTGCCCGACGGCCTGGACTCGCAGGTGGGCGAGCGCGGCAACCGTCTCTCGATGGGACAGCGTCAACTGGTCGCGTTGATGCGGGTGCTGGTCCAAAAGCCCGCCATCTTCATCCTCGACGAAGCCACCGCCAGCATTGACCCGTTCACCGAGTGGCAGATCCAGCAGGCGTTGAACTTGATCCTGAAGAACGCCACCAGCATCCTGATCGCGCATCGGCTTTCCACGGTGAAGGCCGCGGACCGCATCGTGGTCATGCAAAAAGGCGCCATCATCGAAGAGGGGAACCACGACGAACTGCTCCGGCAGGGCGGGCATTACGCCGAGTTGTACAACACGTATTTCCGTCACCAGAGCCTGGCATATATCGAACAGGCGAAAACGCTGGCGGCGGACTGA
- a CDS encoding imidazolonepropionase, partial, with amino-acid sequence MLIHSSSQLLTLAGGPQRGQRLGDLGVIADGAVVIRDEKILAVGKTDELRAAYPDEPSLDAGRGVLMPGFVDPHTHLIWAGDRADEFEMKMAGANYLDILAAGGGIISTVRATRTASLEALIAQTRPRLLRMFAHGTTTAEAKTGYGLTTASELRLLKALLALDDEGPLDLAITFLGAHAIAPEYRDDPQGYTDEIVNSTLPMLKEWWGIHAPRHDLPFVDVFCENKAFTLEQSRQILTRAASLGFPLKIHADEFDNLGGAALAVELGAASADHLVKTSDADIAALGKSDTVAVSLPCTPFGLAECEYTPARKLIEADAILALATDCNPGTTWNESMQFVIALACRAMKLTPAQAIAATTINSAHAIRRAHEIGSIEVGKQADMLILSVNDYRQLGYRYGTNLVKHVIKRGRVYSVDVGYYRTA; translated from the coding sequence ATGCTCATCCACTCCTCCTCCCAACTCCTCACCCTCGCGGGCGGTCCCCAGCGCGGACAACGCCTCGGCGACCTCGGCGTCATCGCGGACGGCGCGGTCGTCATCCGCGACGAGAAGATCCTCGCGGTCGGCAAGACCGACGAACTGCGCGCCGCCTATCCCGACGAGCCCAGCCTCGACGCCGGCCGCGGCGTGCTGATGCCCGGCTTCGTGGACCCGCACACCCATCTCATCTGGGCGGGCGACCGCGCCGACGAGTTCGAGATGAAGATGGCCGGCGCCAACTATCTCGACATCCTCGCCGCGGGCGGCGGGATCATCTCCACCGTCCGCGCGACGCGCACGGCCAGCCTCGAAGCGCTGATCGCCCAGACGCGTCCGCGCCTGCTCCGCATGTTCGCGCACGGGACGACGACCGCCGAGGCGAAAACGGGTTACGGCCTCACCACGGCCAGCGAACTGCGCCTGCTCAAAGCCCTGCTCGCGCTCGACGACGAAGGCCCGCTCGACCTCGCCATCACCTTCCTCGGCGCGCACGCCATCGCGCCCGAATACCGGGACGACCCGCAGGGCTACACCGACGAGATCGTCAACTCCACGCTCCCGATGTTAAAGGAATGGTGGGGCATCCACGCGCCGCGCCATGACCTGCCCTTCGTGGACGTCTTCTGTGAGAACAAGGCCTTCACCCTCGAGCAGTCGCGTCAGATCCTGACCCGCGCCGCCTCGCTGGGATTCCCGCTCAAGATCCACGCCGACGAGTTCGACAACCTCGGCGGCGCGGCGCTGGCGGTGGAACTGGGCGCGGCCTCCGCCGACCACCTCGTCAAAACCTCCGACGCCGACATCGCCGCGCTCGGAAAATCCGACACCGTCGCGGTCTCGCTTCCCTGCACGCCGTTCGGCCTGGCGGAATGCGAGTACACGCCCGCGCGCAAACTCATCGAAGCGGACGCCATCCTGGCCCTCGCCACCGACTGCAACCCCGGCACCACCTGGAACGAATCCATGCAATTCGTCATCGCGCTCGCCTGCCGCGCCATGAAGTTGACCCCCGCGCAAGCCATCGCCGCGACGACGATCAACTCCGCGCACGCCATCCGCCGCGCCCACGAGATCGGCTCCATCGAAGTCGGCAAACAGGCGGATATGCTGATCCTCTCGGTGAACGATTACCGTCAACTCGGCTACCGTTACGGGACCAACCTCGTCAAACACGTCATCAAGCGCGGCCGCGTCTACTCTGTGGACGTGGGATACTACCGAACCGCCTAA
- a CDS encoding ribonuclease H, with protein MRKQKFYVVWKGRTRGIFTSWQECEAQVKGFEGAQFKAFDTHDAAKIALKGKFEDYKGRTQPVRQWLFVPNPPMLPSLSVDAACSGTPGPLEYRGVNTETGEEVFHAGPFPGGVNNIGEFLAIVRGLEWLARRKLDWVIYSDSHTAISWVRARKCNTALPRSASNAMLFQLIGRAEETLKDFKTIRLLKWDTDAWGENPADFGRK; from the coding sequence ATGCGGAAGCAGAAATTCTATGTGGTCTGGAAGGGACGAACCAGAGGTATCTTCACATCCTGGCAGGAGTGCGAGGCGCAGGTGAAGGGATTCGAAGGCGCGCAGTTCAAAGCCTTCGACACCCACGACGCCGCGAAGATCGCGCTGAAGGGAAAATTCGAGGATTACAAAGGCAGGACCCAGCCGGTGCGCCAGTGGCTGTTTGTGCCAAACCCGCCCATGCTCCCCAGCCTGAGCGTGGACGCGGCCTGCTCGGGGACGCCCGGCCCGCTGGAATATCGCGGCGTCAACACCGAGACGGGCGAGGAGGTCTTCCACGCGGGACCCTTCCCCGGCGGCGTCAACAACATCGGCGAATTCCTCGCCATCGTGCGCGGGTTGGAATGGCTGGCGCGCCGCAAACTGGACTGGGTGATCTACTCGGATTCGCACACCGCCATCTCGTGGGTGCGGGCGCGCAAATGCAACACTGCCCTGCCGCGCTCCGCGTCCAACGCGATGCTGTTCCAGTTGATCGGGCGCGCCGAAGAAACCCTGAAAGACTTCAAAACCATCCGTTTGTTGAAATGGGATACCGACGCGTGGGGGGAAAATCCCGCCGACTTTGGCAGGAAGTGA
- a CDS encoding transcriptional regulator, ArsR family, with the protein MNDKPEILDFVKAMSDVDRLRIIGLLAQKSASAKQIADELHIPFRDAYNHISFLAFVGAVREADGQYSLAPDAVESLAKNQFANRKEAYVPAPHLDAKSRKVLVTYLNPDGSIRQIPSQPEKLKVILDYLAAAFTPGVDYTEKEVNTVIRRFNVDVSGLRRDLIDSGLMARESNGSRYWRP; encoded by the coding sequence ATGAACGACAAGCCCGAAATACTCGATTTCGTTAAAGCCATGTCAGACGTGGACCGCCTGCGGATCATCGGCCTGCTCGCGCAGAAATCCGCCTCCGCAAAGCAGATCGCGGACGAGTTGCATATACCCTTCCGGGACGCGTATAACCACATCTCCTTTCTGGCGTTTGTAGGAGCTGTCCGCGAAGCGGATGGACAGTACAGCCTCGCGCCCGACGCGGTGGAATCGTTGGCGAAGAACCAGTTCGCCAATCGGAAGGAAGCGTACGTCCCCGCGCCGCATCTCGACGCGAAGTCGCGTAAAGTCCTCGTCACATACTTGAATCCCGACGGCAGCATCCGCCAGATTCCAAGCCAGCCCGAAAAATTGAAGGTCATCCTGGATTATCTCGCGGCCGCCTTCACGCCCGGCGTGGACTACACTGAGAAGGAAGTCAATACCGTCATCCGCCGCTTTAACGTGGATGTTTCGGGGCTGCGCCGCGACCTGATCGATTCAGGCTTAATGGCGCGTGAAAGCAACGGTTCCCGGTATTGGAGGCCGTAA